Proteins co-encoded in one Cyanobacterium stanieri LEGE 03274 genomic window:
- a CDS encoding prepilin peptidase, giving the protein MYIAPYLVNLIVFVLGACIGSFLNVVIYRLPAKISLIHPPSRCPHCLHPLGVTENVPVFGWLWLGGRCRWCKTSISFRYPLIEAITGVLFVLIFLQFGISWLTLGYFIFVSWLISLALIDFDTLTLPNVLTQTGLVVGLIFQTVLGFIHNGVAGASQFLFTAILSAVIGIWLFDAILIIGTFVFGKPAMGGGDPKLVAMIGVWLGWQNVLITGFLACFVGTFFGLGAIALGGLKKGQPMPFGPFLVVGAIIALFYGDGLLSAYLDYMF; this is encoded by the coding sequence GTGTATATCGCCCCTTATTTGGTAAATTTAATCGTATTCGTATTAGGTGCTTGTATCGGTAGTTTTCTCAACGTCGTTATTTATCGCCTCCCTGCCAAAATTTCCCTAATTCATCCCCCTTCCCGTTGCCCCCATTGTTTACATCCTTTAGGGGTGACGGAAAATGTCCCTGTTTTTGGCTGGTTATGGTTGGGGGGGAGGTGTCGTTGGTGCAAAACTTCCATTTCTTTTCGCTATCCTCTGATAGAAGCGATAACGGGGGTATTGTTTGTATTAATTTTTTTACAATTCGGTATTTCTTGGTTAACTTTGGGTTATTTTATCTTTGTTAGTTGGTTAATTAGTCTTGCCCTTATTGATTTTGATACTTTGACTTTGCCTAATGTTTTAACGCAAACGGGGTTGGTGGTGGGTTTAATTTTTCAAACAGTCTTGGGATTTATCCATAATGGGGTTGCGGGGGCGAGTCAATTTTTATTCACTGCTATTTTAAGTGCGGTGATTGGTATCTGGTTATTTGATGCCATTTTAATTATTGGAACTTTTGTTTTTGGTAAACCTGCCATGGGGGGAGGAGATCCCAAATTAGTTGCTATGATTGGGGTATGGTTAGGGTGGCAAAATGTTCTTATAACAGGGTTTTTGGCTTGTTTTGTGGGTACTTTTTTTGGTCTAGGTGCGATCGCCCTTGGAGGTTTAAAGAAAGGGCAACCTATGCCTTTTGGCCCCTTTTTGGTGGTAGGTGCAATTATTGCCTTATTTTACGGTGATGGGTTACTTTCGGCTTACCTCGATTATATGTTTTAA
- a CDS encoding pentapeptide repeat-containing protein, whose protein sequence is MNKNDILKEYQEGKRDFTSLNLDGLSFKGENLSGANFSQCSLKNTNFSYANLSDCQFKQVTTGIQFNHIIIILLIFTLFFIIIGIAIFILTISNLYIFSDVNSTSIIFGLFFLILSFISIFFLPFHLFKTTIVKLFIIPFFLGLIGIITGFLLGMSHLPFALTLSLINGFTNLSTGCVIVLMFISLGSVFVVFNMIITGFYGILSIFIAFLMANFFNFAYTQTISYGIVLLLISSLFTIIIFTKKNQYSHFFKLTKFTIYCSGTKFCYANLINTDFNNSYLKYIDLRHSNYKSAKNMNLNDKLILN, encoded by the coding sequence ATGAATAAAAATGACATCCTAAAAGAATATCAAGAAGGAAAAAGGGATTTTACATCTCTTAATCTTGATGGGTTATCCTTTAAAGGCGAAAATCTAAGTGGAGCAAATTTTAGTCAATGTTCTTTAAAAAATACGAATTTTAGCTATGCAAATCTTTCAGACTGTCAATTTAAACAAGTCACAACAGGAATACAATTCAATCACATAATTATTATTTTATTAATTTTTACACTCTTTTTTATAATAATTGGAATTGCTATATTCATCTTAACGATTAGCAATCTTTATATATTTTCTGATGTTAACTCCACATCAATAATTTTTGGACTTTTTTTTCTCATACTCTCTTTTATTAGTATCTTTTTTTTACCTTTTCACTTATTTAAAACAACTATAGTTAAACTATTTATTATTCCCTTTTTTTTAGGATTGATAGGCATTATTACAGGTTTTTTACTGGGAATGAGTCACTTACCCTTTGCTTTAACTCTTAGCTTAATAAACGGTTTTACAAACCTTAGCACAGGTTGCGTAATAGTTTTAATGTTTATATCTCTAGGAAGTGTTTTTGTTGTTTTTAATATGATTATCACTGGATTTTATGGTATTTTATCAATCTTTATAGCTTTTTTAATGGCTAATTTTTTTAATTTTGCTTATACTCAAACAATTAGTTATGGAATAGTATTACTCTTAATTAGTAGTTTATTTACCATAATTATATTTACCAAAAAAAATCAATATTCTCATTTTTTTAAACTAACAAAATTTACAATTTATTGTAGTGGCACTAAGTTTTGTTATGCAAACTTAATTAACACAGACTTTAACAATAGCTACCTAAAATATATTGATTTACGTCATAGCAATTATAAATCTGCTAAGAATATGAATTTAAATGATAAATTAATACTGAATTAG